From a region of the Triticum aestivum cultivar Chinese Spring chromosome 7D, IWGSC CS RefSeq v2.1, whole genome shotgun sequence genome:
- the LOC123170725 gene encoding uncharacterized protein yields the protein MRSSVHVPAAVEALLGHPVAALSERRAPRLTRLLLNVTVERSLWPVHVLLGADATVADLACAAVAAYAAEGRRPPLPADDTATDAAARFEWPRQSRQSAMGGHEPERARRGEWEVGESWSSSGMSVRLGIKPSPRCVSR from the coding sequence ATGAGGAGCTCAGTGCACGTGCCAGCCGCGGTGGAGGCGCTGCTGGGCCACCCAGTGGCGGCCCTGTCGGAGAGGCGGGCCCCGCGGCTGACGCGGCTGCTGTTAAACGTCACGGTGGAGCGGAGCCTGTGGCCGGTGCACGTGCTGCTGGGCGCCGACGCCACCGTGGCCGACCTCGCgtgtgccgccgtcgccgcctatGCCGCCGAGGGGCGCAGGCCGCCGCTCCCTGCCGATGACACCGCCACAGACGCGGCCGCACGGTTTGAGTGGCCGCGGCAATCGCGTCAGAGCGCGATGGGCGGGCACGAGCCAGAGCGTGCAAGGCGCGGCGAGTGGGAGGTGGGTGAGTCGTGGAGCAGCTCGGGCATGTCCGTGCGCTTGGGTATAAAACCCTCTCCCCGCTGTGTGAGTCGCTGA